The DNA sequence GCCTTTTGCTCAGCAGTGTTGGCACTAGTAAGGTATGCAGGGCAATCCTCTCTTAATGCATAGTCCAAATCCATGCACCCGAGCACAATCATAACGTGctccttccatttcttgaagtttgttCCATTAGGCACAAGAATGTTATTAACATTAGCAGATATAAAAGAT is a window from the Vitis riparia cultivar Riparia Gloire de Montpellier isolate 1030 chromosome 9, EGFV_Vit.rip_1.0, whole genome shotgun sequence genome containing:
- the LOC117921896 gene encoding uncharacterized protein LOC117921896, which gives rise to MCDIFVTNYELYCYCSTSFISANVNNILVPNGTNFKKWKEHVMIVLGCMDLDYALREDCPAYLTSANTAEQKAAKEKWERSNHMSLMIMKHSIPEAIRGAIPEESQAKAFLD